Within the Salmo salar chromosome ssa12, Ssal_v3.1, whole genome shotgun sequence genome, the region ACTGGACATCCTCTGGTCCTgcaccatttctctctctgtgccctctcttTAACACTATGTCTCCTGTGTCCTCCAGAGTGGACCAGATCCTGGGTAAAGGCCAGATTCCTCTGGATAAGAAGATCCGGGACAAGCTGCTGTCTGATGGAGACCTGCTGGAGGACATGAGTATGCTGGGACGCGTCTGCAAAGTGGAACGGCAGGTCAGTGCGTTTCCATGAACTTAAACACTGGTTCATTAAATATGGTGAATTATGTGTGGTTAACCTTTTCCATTTGTGGGAAtgggcctatatggatagggctaaattgaaatgtttcttacagaagaaatatgaaaagcatatgcataaccatggtagcaattgaaagggaacagtttgaaGATAATGGGAAAATAAATGAATAGACCAAAGGTGAGTACACAAGTTAacatgacacaagactgaatccaaacaataCACTGTTgacattcagtaacataagaaTATTCCTCGAAAATGTGGGTTAGGTGCAACATTAGACAAAAacatgggtttgagtgagaggactaactggtgtctcggaagtggccacacacctctccaagtgtacacagttcctaagtcatttcaatacacttttatgactcatagaagagtcttcaactataagttacttttttgagctctcctagctgtgccgttgaggaactagagcaagcacacttgtagttgtttcatttggaacacaaccctgcatccctgtcatcacacaattactgttgctgTTTATGCATTCCAAAAATGGTCCATAGTGAATCGcagtctgggtcaggtgggcatgatttgaaagcttgttctgttgcaaacatgactagctaagttaatATATacgatcttacagtgttaggctttcacaaggtaATTCAGAGAACCAGATCGTGATTTTGGTAcgcatagaaaggagtcatgagtgcattcaggtgcgtgTGCTGCAGTAAATTATCTTCAGAATAAACAAacgggctcattctgttcagaacaaccaggGTATGACgctatgtcatcttgtaactgtacatcaaacatagtgatcataaacgctGACGCTGATATATgccatgagttttatgatatcgagatgtgaagtgcacatttggactcatgggTGTTGGGCTTGCTTGTGTGACATCAaagtggtatttattataataatcctcaacgtctcatctttcaaagtACATAGAGTCCTCTTaacttacagcatttccctcactaagAGAACAAAAAAATAGCAAATGTTGCCCAAGTACCGGGAGagatgggggcaacttcttgcCGCTCGCTGTGCTCAAattcagaacggctgtcagtccAAACCCATACAGTGCTGTGAAGCATTAGTGCCCAATTTGCCGTTTTTAATCTGTATACGGGTACaggtacgagtgtaaagggctaccaACTACTGTTATTCAACATGTTATGGTTGAATGTGGTTAAATGTTTGTATTACCAATTATGTGAAAGTACTCTTTCTTTTGTGTAGCTAATATTAACCTTCATTTatatttccttccttccttccttcaatccatccctctctaggtccagtcTATTGAGTCGAAGCTAGACTCCCTGTTGGACATCTACCGGCATGTGCTACGTAAAGGCTCCTCCTctgcccttaccctctcctccttgcCCCTGTTTGAGCTGGAGCAGACCTCAGACTACCAGAGCTCTATCCTCTTCAAGGACCActccacctgctctacccaggtCAGCAGCACCGGAGGTGGACCAGGGATAGAGGGCCAAAGGGGGTGCGTGACCCGCTCCTCCACCAACGCCTCAAACCTGTCCCGGGGACTTCACCTTATCCTGGCGCCGTCCACCGAGCTCAGCCTCAACCTTAACACTGGCACCACCTCGCCTTCTACCAGTGGGCCCCCGCCCTCCTCATTCAGTCCGTCGCCCCTTCCTCAACAccaccaacatcatcatcatcatacccTCCCGGAAAGTGGGGAACCAGTCCATAGAGGAAGTTCTTCTCACTCACCTCCTATTCTTACTCCTAATTGTGTATCTGGAGGTGGGGGGTTTCCTACTCTGGCCAGACCCCCACCGCCTCCTCCCCAGCCCAGCCGGACGGTGGGTCACTCCAGGcccgagagggagagggaggtagaggtgggTGACTTCTGTGGAAGcccggaggagagggaggatgatgaTGTGTTAGGCCCAGAACAAGGCCTCAGAATCGGGAGGCTGGGGCAGCCAAGAGGGGGGTCTAGTGGGAACAGCAATGGCCGGCCCTGCAATGCCAAAGCAGAGGGCTCCTGGAGGAGACACACGAGCCTGGAGATGGAGCCCCTGGTACCCCTCTCTTCTGCTCTGGGAGGAGGAGGCCGCTGCTCCTCCAGCTCCAACCCCAGCCAGGTGGACCGAATCCTGGGCAAGTCCATGTCCGTCCAAAACCTGGGGCCGGGGGGGTCAACCACCTCCAGGGCCCTGGATAGCCACCACCATCCTAGCCTCAGCCTCTCCTCCCCCAGCCCCTGCAGCAGCGACTCCCCTACAGGCTCCCACAGTAGTCAGGACCCTGGGGGAGGGGGCGGCAGGGATGGCTGGGGGGAGGAGGACCTCTTTATCAGCGACAGGGACGTGGacgccctccctctcccccctgagGCTCAAGGTGGAGCTTTTGGCTTTGACTTCCTGTCCCAGGGGACAGCCGACGCAACCTCTTACTCATCAGAGCTACTGAGGACAGACCCGGGGCTTGGGGCGGGGTTAAGTGCTCTGGCAGGTTTCAATAGGAGCCTGGCGAGAGGGAGCGGGAACATGTCATCGCCCCCCTCAGTCGGGAGCACCGAGTCCCTGAGCATGCCGCATGTACGGCTAAAATAAGACACACCCCCGTGTCGTATGGACCAATCAAAAACCTCACCTTACAGAGAAGCTCTTTATTCTATTTTGGGAGGGTTGAGGGAGAACAGGGAGGGACTATAATggttatttctgtttattttttatgttgATTCATTTGATAAAAAGCATAGTATTTTTCATACATGTCGACGATACATGAACATATCATTGCATgaattattctttttttaaagtACGGTTGAAGAAATCGAAACAAAGAAAATAAAGAAGGTATAATAAAGAGAGAGGTGTATAAAAAAGAGACTTTGAGTAAGaggttgtgtatatatatatatatatatatatatatatatatatatataaagaaacAAGCAAAACTTGATCCTGAAAGACAATGGATTGATCTATGATCTCGAAACTGCATGAGCACTGCATGTTTTCAGTCCAAATGTCATGGTATTTACAACTTACCCATAAGTCTTGATTCATTAACACAGGAAGTTGTTGATGCCTATAGGCCTTATGGCAAAACCCTTCTAGAAAACTTTTCCTTAATTTTAATACACATAATCATGTACAGTAAAAGTTCAAGTGTGGGGCATCCTAACTTATAAGACTATAGCTTATGGGGCAAGTTAAATGCTTACATGAACCCAATATCATACTGTTATCCAAAGCTTCTGAGGCAGCCATCTTGAAATGAATGTTGCCTCAACACGACCAAGTTTTTCACCCACATCAGTTCCCTATAATAGTTTCTCATTTGAGAGACTATTGTGGACATACAATGGCACAAAACACCCCTCATTGTAATAATAGACTTGCCAAGTCCAGGTCAATACTAGTTTGAGGTAAATTAAATTCTGCCAACAGgtcaaacacacaaatacacacacactccggtAGTTTACATACTGTGTAACCATTGTACACAAGCTGCTACACATAGTCCCTGGAAAGGAATAACTGCTAAAACAGGAGACGAATAGCTGctaaaaccatagaaatactaGAATACGGTCCACCCATCATGACACCTTTGAATGGGGATTCCCGTTCTAGTAGTTATATTTCTATGCCTAAAACACAGTTCAATTGCGCACCCCGAGGTGTTTTCTACCCGACGACCAAGGTATCCACATTATGAATGTGATTTCTTGAGATACCTGTATATCTTCTCATtcaatttttattatttttttgttacttATAACACAAGAGAGCAAAACACGATGAAGGGAGAAAATGTGCAAAACTATATTATCTGATTATGTGACCCTCTTTTAATTAAATGAAGATACTTGCAATCTTACAGTACACGGTTTCAGTCGAAATCACACTCACCGGCTGTAGTTCTTTTAATACATTATAGTTTTGAATGCTTAAACTGAAGTTGACATGCTGTAGAATGTATATAATGTTATGTTAATAATCTGTAAGTGATATTTTGCACACCCTGGCAAGCAGTGTGAGTGACATCATGGCTAATGCTAACAACAATTAGCCCTTTTGACTTAAAGGGATATGTCACTCAAATCACAAAATTACATTGTTTTTCTTACCCTTCAAGCAGTCTTTGGACAAGGAGAGACAGCAATGACGGACAGCTATTTCTTTACATGGtactaaaataaaaatgtaattttgtTATTTGGGTGGACTATccctttaaatgttacagattCAGTACAAGGTCATGTTCAATAGGGCACaatgtagcaaaacattttgaaacGGAATGCAAAGATGACTCATTGGACACGCTCAGCCTCAGGTAGTAGGCTACTTCATCGGTTTCAAAACGTTTTGTAACATTTTGTGCCTACTGAACAGGATCCTGGTAAGGATTATTGGATGTTTCACCAAGTGGGTTGTTTCAAAGGAGAGAAACCCATTCTAAACAACATGAAATACAGTTTGAAATTGCACACTAAATCCAAAGCTCCAGTACACATACCATTGGAAACAGAAACATTAGCAGAAACATTTATGGTCGATTAAATCCTTATTGAAGGCTTTACCAGAATATGTGAAGTATATAAAACTTGCAGTACATAACATGGTGCCTTTCTTAGCAATATACTGTCCATTTCAACATGTATATTTGCACCCAACGTGTGGGTTGTTGGCCTTTTGTGCTGAAATGGTCTCACATACTTGATTTTTGTTTCGTCCCTTGTAAAAAATGAATATCTGATTTGGGCATTATTTATCCACAGATAGACCATGTATTACCAAAGGAAAACTGGCCTTTAGAAATGTCATCATTGTGTCTCATACGATCATTATCCTAATTTATTTAAATGATGTGCACATACCTATACCATAGTAATAATTTCAGTTAGCTCCATCAAGCCTGTAATGTCATGAAAAATGCTAAAGAAACTTCTATTCTCCTACATCAATAAAAAAAAGGAAATTTAAGTGTGTTTGTGACATATTTTCAGACATGTTCTGTTAGCCTATGACCATTGTGGTGTATGTTCTGTTTTGTAGCTGCGTGTTGACATCTATTTATTACCTTGAAAATGATTTTTACATTTTTCAACTGTCAACCCATATTTAAATGACTGCGGAAAAATGACGCACATGTTGTAAGTTTGAACACTTTTTAATGTCTTTGATATAGATCAAGCTCACAGGCTGCATACAATAAGGTGTAGAGGGAACAGTATCGACAAAGTTTGAACAGTGCAAGGGAGCTTTTAAGCCAAGCAAGGCGCTATAATATGTTAGTATctgatatattttttaaagtgcaTTGGGAACATGCAAGCAGCCATAGGTAAACACAACACCATTTCAACATTTATTTAACTTAAAAATGTTTGTACATTTTACTAACATTAACTAGCAGCTAGTTTAATGCAAACCAACACTATCAATACAAGTTTTGACGTTTAACTGAGTACAATAGCACACATCTAGAGGAGTTATTTAAATTGTCTTCTACTAACCACAAACAGTCAAACAAGCAGTCCAAAACATATATATAAAACAGAACACTTCCTTAATGAATATACCATGTCATTTCTTTCCTCCGTCTGCTCTTGCGATGCATCGTGAGCATGGACCAGACTTTGACTATGGTGTGTAGCAGGGGGGTGATGTTTTTACGGTGGCGGATGCTAACGTCGCGAGCCCAACACAACGTTCATTTGACCTTCTGGGCCTTCTGGGCCGACTTGGTGACCTTGCCCGTGGACGGAGCCTTCTTCTCCACCGCCTTGATCACGCCCACCGCCACCGTCTGACGCATGTCACGCACCGCAAAGCGCCctgggaggatggagagaatgATCGAATGCGAGTCATACTTCTAATGACTTTATTATAAACGTATTTCAGTCTATTACAGGCTTTATAGCACATGATACAATGCTATAGTTGATTTGTGATCAACTGTAGCACTTTGAAAATACTAAATGTAACATGTGATTAGTTCTAGACAAGAAGCACCAAGACTGATGAAGGATGGAGATAACTTGTTATCTGATGAACAGAGCAGGTTCTGTAATATCTATATGACAATAAAGATGTACAGTACATGTCATCTGTCCCCCCAATAGGGATCTGGGTTgagggcagacacacacacacacacaccacctaccaAGTGGTGGGTACTCAGAGAAGCTCTCCACACACATGGGCTTCCCGGGGACCATGTCAACGATGGCTGCGTCGCCAGACTTCAGGGCCTTGGGGTTGTCCTCCAGCTTCTTGCCTGAGCGCCGGTCAATCTTCTCCTTCAGTTCAGCGAACTTACAGGCGATGTGGGCCGTGTGGCAGTCCAGCACGGGGGCGTAGCCAGCACTGATCTGACCTGGGTGGTTCAGGATGATGacctgggggaggagggaggagacacaAAACACTTTAAACGGGGTAGTAAGtgatgtgtgaattggacaaaaACAGGAATCAGAACACAGCATGTTAATTGGTGTCTCGTAAGGACTCGTTTCAGTCCAGACACACAGTGTTCTCCACAGCTAACTCTCCTATCCAGACCTGGGCAGTGAAGTTGGCCGCTTCCATCGGCGGGTCGTTCTTACTGTCACCAGCCACGTTCCCTCGCCGTATGTCTTTTACCGACACGTTCTTGACGTTAAAGCCCACGTTGTCTCCGGGCATGGCCTCGGTCAGCGCCTCGTGGTGCATCTCCACTGACTTGACCTCCGTGGTCACATTGACGGGGGCAAAAGTCACCACCATGCCTGGCTTGATCACTCCCGTCTCCACCCGCCCCACCGGGACCGTACCAAtacctgggagagagggaggtgagaggcaTGAAATGTTTGAGGCAATCTTTCAAGTCTCTCTGAGGCCAGGATTGAATCTGATCGCACTTGTAGAAATTGTAGCATTTAATGGCAATGTTACCGCCTTCGTAGAGATCGCATTCAAGGTAAACGCTGCAGATGTCAGCTTAATTGTAAATTCCAGTTAAATGTCAAGTGTGCTAGATCGCGGATCGAACGCAGCTCGGATTGAATCCCAGCCTGAGTGCAAGGTATAAcatcaaaataaaatgtatgtaagAACTGAAAAACAACTCAAAACTCCTTGGCTTTCATTGCTGCACAATAGCCAAATTGactaaattgaaatggaattaacCCCCAAGCATAGCACCAGTGGCGGGGAGGCCCCACAAGCTCCTCCACCTCCCAGGGCCTCACCTCCTATCTTGTAGACGTCCTGTAGGGGCAGGCGGAGGGGTTTGTCTGTGGGGCGGGAGGGTGGCTGGATGGCGTCCAGGGCCTCCAGCAGGGTGGTTCCAGAGGCGTTGCCGTCCTTACGGGTGATCTTCCACCCTTTGAACCATGTCATCTACAGGGAACAGACCAAATATCAGGAACAAGCATAACTTAAGCATTATGGCCTACATAAGAAATATGTATTAAAACACCTTGTAAAACTAACCAATTACAGTTATACTAATTGGGCAGTGTAATTCAGTGGAGGTGTGCACGACTGCATCTGCAACTCTATTGTGTAATAAGGTTGCGTCCTAAGAACATAAAGTGTCCTCCTGCCTTGGAAAAAGATAAGGATAAGTATAAAAAGAAGAATACTAACGTTAGGGCTAGCCTCCAGCATATTGTCCCCATTCCAGCCAGAGATGGGAACGAAGGCCACCGTATCCGGGTTGTAACCAATCTTCTTAATATAGGTGCTGACTTCCTTCACAATCTCCTCATAGCGTTTCTGGCTGTAGTTGGGCTCGGTGGAGTCCATCTTGTTGACCGATACGATCAGCTGCTTGACCCCTAGGGTGTAGGCCAGAAGGGCGTGCTCGCGGGTTTGCCCATTCTTGGAGATGCCCGCCTCAAACTCGCCCACTCCCGCCGCCACGATGAGCACAGCACAGTCCGCCTGTGGCAGGGAGCAACCATGACgtttcattttgtatgcatttgaaAGCAATTTGAAAGCAGAAAGTGTTACATGAAAAAATAAgcaatttcttattcttatttcttgttttaGTAAATGTAATTTTAAAATATGGTGCCGTTTATGGATTCCCAAAATAACCGTTTGATTTTCAGAGTAGCCAATGTAAACCTGGTCAAAGTTTTTTTTTTCTAAAAGTATAGAAGACATGTTTAATATGTTTCATGCTCTTCCTTCTTCCAGTTTTGGGGCCCATAAGTACCAAATAAGGCCCTTGGCTAAACTTTTAGTCAGGGTCCATGTTTAGTGACAGCTGGATATGGTAGTGTCTGCAGCCCATACCTGAGAGGTGCCAGTGATCATGTTCTTGATGAAGTCCCTGTGTCCCGGGGCGTCGATGATGGTGACGTAGTACCTGCTGGTCTCAAACTTCCACAGGGAGATGTCGATGGTGATGCCTCGCTCCCTCTCTGCCTTCAGCTTGTCCAGCACCCAGGCATACTTGAATGAGCCCTTCCCCATCTAAAGACAGACCAAAGGGAGACCAAATCAATGTCAAAAGTCTGTGcagtttgacatttgtcttagttATGCTGGAACAAAATCgagagagagatatcgagagCTAAATAAGTCAATAGTAAGTTCAATGGTATGGATTCAAAGTGGAATCATACCATATCCCTGAAATACCGGGCTTGGTATAAAGTTTGACAATAGTCTCTAACATATCGATCATGTATAACAACAGGATAGACCTTAAATACATTCCCAGCACAGAGAATGGTTTTGTTAAGTTACTTGTGTCTGGTCACCTCCATACCTCAGCGGCCTCCTTCTCAAACTTCTCAATGGTCCTCTTGTCAATGCCCCCACACTTGTAGATGAGGTGGCCTGTGGTGGTGGACTTGCCTGAGTCCACATGGCCGATCACCACGATGTTGATGTGAAGCTTCTCCTTGCCCATAGCTGTTCACTCAGGAAGACACTGGAGTAGATTGTGGCAAGAGGGGTCAACCAAGCTAGCCAAGTTATTAGGAATTACAATGTCATTAACCGagcaaaatgtattacattttaggAGGTATTAAGGAGACAAATATTTGTGAAATTGATTAATACTAGTGACTAAATCCAGTATCCCTTTGCAATGCTTTGTTTAGTTGATAAGTCTGCTACGCAATGAAGAAAGCTCACAACAGTCGGTAGATTATTGCATCACACAAACACTGCTTCTCCCTCACACATCATTTCAGTCATCGAGAACCATTCACACCCCATAAGATCTCTCTATTCCCTTCCCTGACAATGTGTAAAGTTTCACTGAGTGGCTTGCCACCATTTTGAGAGTGAGGTCATCAGAATGAAAGAACaggtgaaagaaaagcagctaTTTCTCAACAACATAGCTGTTATTTTCCTTCCTGGTTCTCAAAGCCTACCCCACCATGTTCATGATGACACTGGAGACTGGTGGTTGGGTGCAAACAGTATTTGGGACGTTTAATATTTCAAGAGGCAGTCAGAGAAACAATggccagtcaatcaatcaatatacaCCCAGggtacattccaaatggcaccctattccatatttagtgcacttggctctatacagggaatagtacactatagcctatagggaataaggtgccatttgcgACGACTCCCAATTTGACCTAGGTAACCCCTCCATCCTCATATACTCCCCTAAACACCTGCTACAATTGACACTGAAATAAAGTTGTTTTTTTACATAACATGGCTATTAACAAGATATCAAAGAAAGAGCATGTAAACACATAAGGAACATTTATATTATGTAGTTACAAAAACTTGACAAAATAATGGTATTGTGGCCATCATATAACATGTTTATAAGCTCCTACGAAGCAATGAAAGAGATTACGGGACAGCAATAGGTAGGCTATTAAAGACTACTGCCTTAGTTTTGCGAATATTGACGCCACTATCATGCATCTTGCTGGCTTGGTAACTATTTCGCGTTATCCAAGCACATAGGCTACAGCGCCGGTTCATACCGATACCCGAGGCATTACACTGCGCCATGTTACCTTCGAGAGCAACCCCTCATTGTTTTGCTAATAGTGTCAGACGCGTTGTTATTGTAATTTCCACATGGAGACTGTGTGCAATTTATACAAACCGACTGCCTTGCATAACACTACTACATCCAGCGTTAGACCTACCTCGTCAGACCATTTCACAGCACACGTTTAAAAATGCAGACCACGGTTGGTTAATACTTTAGCTTGTTGTTAGCTAAAATGGTATCATACCTGGGTTTGTATAGATGCGCTCGCAAAAATTCGGCCAGTGATCGTGTAGCAAAAGATgctgtctggtttattattagggACCCAGTAGTGGGTGCTGCCGCGATTGGCTTCACACACGTCATTAGTTTACCCCCCTTAGAGAGAAATTCGTGTTTTTCGCcaccaggtggtggtggtgatgcacCATAACAATCAGAGAATCAATGTGTAACATTGTAACAATTTGAACATGAGACATGATTGTATacatttacacacaaacacaacaacagaacacacatacaagcacactcaaacagacatactgtacataccaGCAGAGGAGACAAATAGTAGAGAACTGTCACCCACAATCACACTACTCTAAAGGCACTTGTTTAACTTGAAAT harbors:
- the ef1a1 gene encoding elongation factor 1-alpha 1 isoform X1 encodes the protein MGKEKLHINIVVIGHVDSGKSTTTGHLIYKCGGIDKRTIEKFEKEAAEMGKGSFKYAWVLDKLKAERERGITIDISLWKFETSRYYVTIIDAPGHRDFIKNMITGTSQADCAVLIVAAGVGEFEAGISKNGQTREHALLAYTLGVKQLIVSVNKMDSTEPNYSQKRYEEIVKEVSTYIKKIGYNPDTVAFVPISGWNGDNMLEASPNMTWFKGWKITRKDGNASGTTLLEALDAIQPPSRPTDKPLRLPLQDVYKIGGIGTVPVGRVETGVIKPGMVVTFAPVNVTTEVKSVEMHHEALTEAMPGDNVGFNVKNVSVKDIRRGNVAGDSKNDPPMEAANFTAQVIILNHPGQISAGYAPVLDCHTAHIACKFAELKEKIDRRSGKKLEDNPKALKSGDAAIVDMVPGKPMCVESFSEYPPLGRFAVRDMRQTVAVGVIKAVEKKAPSTGKVTKSAQKAQKVK